Proteins encoded within one genomic window of bacterium:
- a CDS encoding radical SAM protein gives MKLSAPLTVNWTLSYDCNFSCNHCYSRGLKREELPLADILRIVDELADNRVAYINFGGGEPLMYPHLFEVTAYAAQKGLKVTMNTNGWLCTPEAAEKCKEAGFRAVGVSIDGATEEVHDWFRNRPGSFKRALKAVENLRDAGVESTVSAVIFKKNIATYKEIVTLAAERGASTVYLHNFKCSGRGMENRAELDLPPGEWKEFYEDALAWRPSAPAKLAFDDPIIALLGEASEGAVKGSTCGKLSLHIEPDGDATPCGFIPLSLGNLLTDGLKKIWNESEVLEKMRNKTAEGKCVGCSAYGECLGGCTARSLAVTGKFNSPDPHCWREGTKPA, from the coding sequence GTGAAACTTTCCGCCCCCCTTACAGTCAACTGGACGCTCTCCTACGACTGCAACTTCTCCTGCAACCACTGCTATTCGCGCGGTTTGAAGCGGGAGGAGCTGCCGCTCGCCGACATCCTCCGCATAGTGGACGAACTGGCGGACAACCGCGTGGCCTATATAAACTTCGGCGGAGGGGAGCCCCTGATGTACCCCCATCTCTTCGAGGTCACCGCCTACGCGGCCCAAAAGGGGCTCAAGGTCACGATGAACACCAACGGGTGGCTCTGCACCCCCGAGGCGGCGGAAAAATGCAAAGAGGCGGGTTTTCGCGCCGTGGGCGTCAGCATCGACGGGGCGACGGAGGAGGTCCACGACTGGTTCCGCAACCGACCGGGGAGCTTCAAAAGGGCGCTCAAGGCGGTGGAAAACCTCAGGGACGCGGGCGTGGAATCCACGGTGAGCGCCGTCATCTTCAAAAAGAACATCGCCACTTACAAAGAGATAGTTACCCTCGCCGCCGAGAGGGGCGCATCCACCGTCTACCTGCACAATTTCAAGTGTTCGGGCAGGGGGATGGAGAACCGCGCCGAGCTCGATCTTCCGCCCGGCGAATGGAAGGAGTTTTACGAGGACGCCCTCGCGTGGAGGCCAAGCGCCCCGGCGAAGCTCGCCTTCGACGACCCTATCATCGCTCTTCTCGGCGAAGCCTCCGAGGGAGCGGTAAAGGGCTCCACCTGCGGCAAGCTCTCCCTCCACATCGAGCCGGACGGCGACGCCACCCCCTGCGGCTTCATCCCGCTGTCGCTGGGGAATCTCCTCACCGACGGCCTCAAAAAGATATGGAACGAGTCGGAGGTTCTGGAGAAGATGAGGAACAAGACCGCCGAAGGGAAGTGCGTCGGCTGTTCGGCCTACGGCGAGTGTCTCGGCGGCTGCACGGCGCGCTCTTTGGCGGTTACCGGCAAATTCAATTCGCCCGATCCGCACTGCTGGAGAGAGGGCACGAAACCTGCATAA
- a CDS encoding PqqD family protein, whose amino-acid sequence MKMGVVERNPDIVWRDEPEERDAIVTALDAGDECAAERGWVIIVDAGQMHELNLIAGEIWMLCDGTLDAEGIALKLAEAYDAPAEEILPDVLGFVNASRARGWLLPGE is encoded by the coding sequence ATGAAGATGGGAGTTGTGGAGAGAAACCCAGACATCGTCTGGCGCGACGAGCCCGAGGAGCGCGACGCGATTGTAACCGCCCTCGACGCGGGCGACGAGTGCGCTGCCGAGCGCGGTTGGGTAATCATAGTAGACGCGGGCCAGATGCACGAACTAAACCTCATCGCGGGCGAGATATGGATGCTCTGCGACGGAACCCTCGACGCGGAGGGGATAGCCCTCAAACTGGCGGAAGCCTACGACGCCCCCGCCGAAGAGATACTGCCCGACGTTTTGGGCTTCGTAAACGCCTCCCGCGCGCGCGGTTGGCTCTTGCCCGGAGAATGA
- a CDS encoding right-handed parallel beta-helix repeat-containing protein has translation MRKLLFAPLMVLAVLFFALSFAAERIEEPCDCRTIRILGKTVWTGHIVLDKEVVVYPSGSLRIEEGALIEFALPEYMLVDEFPWVTVKGELNVTGSPEKPVIFRNIGKATPGEAQDMISVQKARAVSIKNARFERAGWALHIHDTPAFIENCVFEGNYGGLRCKADKLQVFGSVFKDNKIGIRCLNSSGLTVKNSDFTGNLTGIFFRSGITSPSVEKNNFDNVEYDLKIGEGQAENLSLPGNWFASGKENVEKKIFDAEDSGGIGRINYEPLSETRFERK, from the coding sequence ATGAGAAAATTGCTTTTCGCGCCCCTGATGGTTCTGGCGGTTCTCTTTTTTGCCCTCTCTTTCGCAGCCGAGAGGATTGAGGAGCCCTGCGACTGCAGGACAATCCGGATACTGGGAAAAACCGTCTGGACCGGTCATATAGTGCTGGACAAGGAGGTCGTTGTATATCCTTCCGGCTCGCTTCGCATCGAGGAAGGCGCTCTTATCGAGTTCGCCCTTCCCGAATACATGCTCGTCGACGAATTCCCCTGGGTAACCGTAAAGGGGGAACTGAACGTAACGGGCTCTCCTGAAAAGCCGGTGATTTTCCGCAACATCGGCAAGGCAACCCCCGGCGAGGCCCAAGACATGATCTCCGTGCAGAAGGCCAGGGCGGTTTCGATCAAAAACGCCCGCTTCGAGCGCGCCGGATGGGCGCTTCACATCCACGATACCCCCGCCTTCATCGAGAACTGCGTCTTCGAGGGAAATTACGGCGGACTTCGCTGCAAAGCCGACAAGCTGCAGGTCTTCGGCTCGGTCTTCAAGGACAACAAGATAGGCATCCGCTGCCTCAACTCAAGCGGGCTGACGGTAAAAAACTCCGATTTCACGGGCAATCTCACGGGTATCTTTTTCAGGAGCGGCATAACCTCTCCGTCCGTCGAAAAAAACAATTTCGACAACGTCGAGTACGACCTGAAAATCGGCGAAGGGCAGGCTGAAAACCTCTCCCTGCCGGGGAACTGGTTCGCCTCCGGCAAAGAGAACGTGGAAAAGAAGATCTTCGACGCGGAGGATTCCGGGGGCATCGGCAGGATAAACTACGAGCCTCTTTCCGAAACCCGCTTCGAGAGGAAATGA
- a CDS encoding YedE-related selenium metabolism membrane protein — MRGLSREVKWMAAAGLALGVAGSLLAWLGNPANTGICISCFLENFAGALGLHSNPRMQYIRPELLGFLLGSFAMAALTRELRPRSSGGGAGAALLGFLMIVGSAIFIGCPIKMVLRLAGGDLTAVAGALGLLAGVRVGLKALSGPDPKIFGSPRKGSAPVFAAAMAAMTILTIMAVAGGPLLVSPIGGGALHAPLWASLGGGLLVGGLCQRSRFCVTGSVRDIFLTRSLLSGAGLVTALVAAFGANLLTGQFAPGYFDQPGAHLEPLWGFLGMALTGWAAILAGGCPFRQIIKAGEGDMDAWTVCLGMVAGAILVQNWYLGATSAGVPPQGKAAILAGFALLASFGLMREKT, encoded by the coding sequence CGCCGGGCTCGCGCTCGGGGTCGCGGGGAGCCTCCTCGCGTGGCTCGGGAACCCGGCGAACACCGGAATCTGCATCTCCTGCTTCCTTGAGAATTTCGCGGGAGCCCTCGGGCTTCACTCTAACCCCAGAATGCAGTACATCCGCCCCGAGCTTTTGGGCTTTCTGCTCGGCAGCTTCGCGATGGCTGCGCTGACCAGGGAACTTCGGCCCCGCTCCTCCGGCGGAGGGGCAGGGGCCGCCCTTCTCGGCTTTCTGATGATAGTGGGCTCGGCAATCTTCATCGGCTGCCCGATAAAGATGGTGCTTCGTCTCGCCGGGGGGGACCTTACGGCGGTCGCGGGAGCGCTTGGCCTTCTCGCCGGTGTCCGGGTAGGGCTGAAAGCCCTCTCCGGCCCCGATCCGAAGATTTTCGGCAGCCCGAGGAAAGGCTCCGCTCCGGTTTTCGCCGCCGCTATGGCCGCCATGACGATTTTGACTATAATGGCTGTTGCGGGCGGCCCCCTGCTCGTCTCCCCGATAGGCGGCGGGGCGCTTCACGCGCCGCTCTGGGCCTCGCTCGGCGGGGGGCTTCTTGTAGGCGGTCTTTGCCAGCGCTCGCGCTTTTGCGTGACCGGCTCGGTGAGGGATATCTTCCTCACCCGCTCGCTTTTGTCAGGCGCGGGGCTTGTTACCGCCCTCGTAGCCGCTTTCGGGGCCAACCTTCTCACCGGGCAGTTCGCTCCCGGCTACTTCGACCAGCCCGGAGCGCATCTGGAGCCTCTCTGGGGTTTCCTCGGGATGGCTCTCACCGGCTGGGCGGCGATTCTGGCCGGAGGCTGCCCCTTCCGGCAGATAATCAAGGCCGGGGAGGGCGATATGGACGCTTGGACGGTATGCCTCGGCATGGTTGCTGGTGCGATACTGGTGCAGAACTGGTATCTTGGAGCCACCTCGGCGGGAGTGCCCCCGCAGGGGAAAGCCGCGATTCTGGCGGGGTTCGCGCTTCTCGCCTCTTTCGGCCTTATGAGGGAAAAGACATGA